Proteins from a single region of Thermosipho japonicus:
- a CDS encoding GNAT family N-acetyltransferase has product MSNTELLIEEISKSDIFNLYEYRKNILSETPFLVTTLDDLMDFNSFKNYIHFYIENDLRNIFVAKKDNTIVGEITILIHDKKRMRHVAEFGISVLKEYRGNGIGRKLIQTAEKWAFDKNVKRIQIEVMENNRAALNLYISLGYKIEGRKKMAVRFDDSFVDLIIMAKLRDFK; this is encoded by the coding sequence ATGTCCAATACTGAATTATTAATTGAAGAAATTTCTAAAAGTGATATTTTTAACCTATATGAATACAGGAAAAACATATTGTCTGAAACACCATTTTTAGTAACTACCTTAGATGATTTAATGGATTTTAATTCTTTTAAAAATTATATTCATTTTTACATTGAAAACGATCTACGAAATATATTTGTAGCAAAAAAAGATAATACTATAGTTGGTGAAATTACAATTTTAATTCACGATAAAAAAAGAATGAGACATGTTGCAGAATTTGGTATTTCAGTTTTGAAAGAATATCGCGGTAATGGTATTGGAAGAAAATTAATACAAACAGCTGAAAAATGGGCTTTTGATAAAAATGTGAAAAGAATTCAAATAGAAGTTATGGAAAATAATAGAGCTGCTTTAAATCTTTATATTTCACTAGGATATAAAATAGAAGGTAGAAAGAAAATGGCTGTTCGTTTTGATGATTCATTTGTTGATCTTATTATAATGGCAAAGTTGAGGGATTTTAAATGA